Part of the uncultured Cohaesibacter sp. genome is shown below.
GCAAGCAACAGACCGCACGTAGAAGCAGCGAAACAAAGGACCGAAAGGCTTGCAGAGCCGACTGATGCGGCCTGCGCCAGAAAGCCGGGCACAAAGGAACTGCGTCAGCCCGCTACGAGCGATAGAGCAATCATGGGAGGACTGAGGACCCCACCGGAGCTTTCGAGGATTTTCAGGGAATGTGGCTGGCCCGCCGGATCAGCCCTTTACGGCCAGGGCGTCAAAGGCACCACCTAGAAACGGCTCGAACTTGCGCCATTCCTCGGAACTTCCCTTGTAGATTTCCTTCCGAACCTGCTGGTTGGATGCGGTTCGGGCAACCCGGCGGTTAAGATGCGGAGACAGGCAGGCACTTGCCCAGTCCAAGCCGACATGAGCAATCAATGCTCTGGTTGCCGGTTCCGGATCGACAGTCAGCGCCTCATAATCGAGATCCAGAATCCGCTCGCCGAAGGTCTCTTGCCAGAAGGCCATGAGAGAGTCATAGAGCTTGTAATACCGGACAACCGTTTCGAGACTGTAGCTGTAGCCAAGCGCATTGGAGAGGAAGTAGGTCTTGAAGTTGGACCAGCAGGTCGCCGCAGCGTCCCGTTTGACGTGAATGATTCTGGCTTCGGGAAACGCAGCACAGATCAGGCCGATATGCAGGAAATTCTGCGGCATCTTGTCGGTTACATAGGGTTTGCCATCAGCAAGTTTGGCAATGGCGTTGAGATATCCCGCTCTGAACGCGCGCAGAGCCTCTTCCGTCACAGGCTCCTTGCCCGCACTGATGCGACCACCAAGCTGACTTACCTCCAACAGCTCGTCGGCGCCGGTCACCAGTGAATGGCTGGAAAGGATCTGCTCCACCAGTGTCGTACCCGACCGCGGCATGCCAAGAATGAAAACGGGCGTAACACCGCTCGTCCCCGCGTCAGGCTGCAAGGCCATCTGACGCAAACCGGGCGCCGCCGCCCTGATGCCTGCAAACAGCGCCTCGTCCTGCTCGAACCTGTAGCCGAACAATTCCTGCCGCAAGGCCCCACCGGCGTCATAATGCTCCAGAGCCCCTTTGAAGTCGCCACAGTCCTCGCAGATCTTGGCCAATGCGTAATGGAGAAAGCAGCTGTCTTCAATTGAGCGCCCTTCGCCCTGCAACAGCCCCTCGATTACCGCGCCCTGGGGATCATTCGGGGCATATTTGACAATCCGGCTAAGATCCCGGTGCACCTTGGCAAAATCGGGCTTGATCGCAAGGGCCTTCCTGAAGGCAGCCCGCGCCTCGTCCAGCCGGCCGCAGGTTTCATGGATAATGCCCAGATTGCTGTAGGCCATCGCATAGTCGGGATTGATGGCAAGGGCTTTCTGACAAGCGCTAACCGCCGCTTCAAACTCACCATTCTCGAACAGAACATTGCCAAGATTGTTATGCGCCACAAAGAAATCCGGCCTCAGCGCAATGGCCTTTTGAAAGGCCTTGATGGACCCGGCAAAGTCCTGCTGCTCGCACAGGATGGTGCCGATATCATTATGGGCTTCGGGAAGGTCGGGCCGAACGGACAATGCCTTTTCAAGGACGCCAAGGGCCTCGCTGTATTTGCCCTGATCCTGCAACGCCCGCCCCAGATTATAAAGGCTTTCGGCAAAATCCGGCTTCAGGGAGATGGCCCGCCTGTAGGACTCCTCGGCCTCCTTCACCCGGCCCATCTGCCTCAAGGCATTCCCCATGTTGTTGTGGGCCTGCGCCAGATCCGGCTTCAGAGCCAGAGCCGCTTCATAGGACTGGATGGCAGCGTCCAGCCGCCCTGTTGCCTGCAGAACGATACCATTGTTGAGATGGGCCTCGATATAGTCTGGCTTCAGGGAAACAGCAGTGGCGAACGCCTTTTGCGCCTCCTCTGGCTTGCCGGAATTGAGCAGAACAATGCCAAGATTGTTGTAGCTGAACGGGTAGTCGGGATTGATCTGGTTGGTCTTGATGAACGCCTTCCTCGCCAGATCGAACCTGCCAAGCCGAAGGTAGGCAAGCCCTTGCAGGTTCCAGATCACAAAAGCATCCGGATGGCTTTTCAGTACCGCCTTGGCCTGCTCGGCAACGGCTTGGAATTGACCGCGCAGCAACTGCTGATGCAGCAGTTTTGCATTGTCTTCAACGGACATGGCGACGCCTCGATGCACTGATTTCTTCTTCGACATTCCACTCTGCCCAGCCCTTTGCACGCAAGGCATCCTACAGGGCCTTAAACCCTTTGCCCGGCTTTGAAAAATCCACACTTCCAGAGGAATGGTCCTGCCTTTGGCAGAGCGCTTCGGGACGCCCCCCGAACCAACCGGTTGAAAGTGAAAGCTGAAATTTTCTAGGAAGAAAAGCGCCAAAAGTAAAGGCCGCAATCCTTGCCAGCTTGCGACCCTTTGGTTGAGACTTGCGATGAGATGCAGCCCGAGTGCCGTTATCCCTGCGGTGGAGCAGGATGGATGAAGGGCCACGGGCTGATCTCGCTGCCCCGCTCCACCGGCACCTCGATGAGAGCGGGCCGGTGGAGAGACAGAGCCTCATCCAGAGCCGATTTGAGCTCGGCAGGGGATGCCGCGCGGAAAGCCGTGACACCGAAACTCTCGGCCAGTTTGACAAAATCCGGATTGCCCAGTTCCGATCCGAGAATATGGCCGGAATAGCTATCCTTCTGATCTCTCAGCACATTGCCATAGGCCTGATTGTTGAACACAATCGCCACCACAGCAATATTATGCTGTACGGCAGTTGCCAGCTCCTGCACGCCGAACATGAACCCGCCATCGCCGGATATCGACACGACCGCCTTGTCCGGGTGGGCGACCTTGACGCCCAACGCCGTGTTGAAGCCAAAGCCGAGATTGTCCTGATAGCCGCAGGTGACATAATGGCGAGGCTCATAGACCGGGAAGGCAAAGCGGGCGGCAAAGCCCATCTGACAGATTTCCTCGACAAAGAAACCATCCCTTGGCAGTGCCTCCCGGATCGCCTCCAGATAGCCGATCTGTGGCTGAACGGTGGCGAAGCGTTCTCTGGCCTCTTTGTTGCGACGGGCGAATTCTTCCTTCCGCCCGTCCGCCTTGTGCCCGGAAAGTGCCTCAAGCAGAGCACGGGTGCCCGCGTCCGCATCGGCCACCACAGCAACGTCCGGCTTGAGCCGCACCATTTCCGTTGGGTCGATGTCGATCCGGACGACCTTCAGGCCTTCAGGCAACCAGCGCCAGCGCATATATTGCAATTCCAGACGGCTACCGATGCCGATCAGCACATCGACATCTTTCCAGTAGGCATGGGCGGCAACAAAATTGAGCGTATTGGGATGCTCGTCGCTGACCACGCCCTTGCCAGACCGGTGCGAAGTGACCGGTGCCCCCAGCAATTCGGCAAGAGCGGCAATGCTCTCCCCTGCTTCCACGGCCCCGCCACCGACCATGATCAACGGATTTCGGGCGCCGGCAATCAGCGCTGCAGCGGCCTCGATCTGAGTGGGGTCGACCTGAGGTGCTGCCTTCGGCCTCGCCTCCGGCAGCACGACATCCGGCCCTTTCATGCCGAACACATCCCATGGCGCCTCCACCGCCCCGGGCCCCTGCCGACCGGACAGCATGGTGTCAATCACGTCGCCCAGCACTGCCGCACTCTGGCACTGATGGTCGATCCGCTCGGCCCGCTTGGTGAGCCCAGCGAGCGTCTGCAGCTGGTCGGGCAATTCGTGCAACTGCCCGCGCCCCCGCCCGATCAGATCGGACATGATATTGCCGGTCAGACACAGCACCGGAGCGTTGGCCCCATAGGCGGTGCACAGCGCCGCGCCGGAGTTGAGCACGCCCGGTCCCGGAACCACCGTGTAGGCCCCGATGGAGCCCGTGGACTTGGCATAGCCATAGGCCATATAGCCAGCCCCCTGCTCGTGGCGCGTGTGGATGAAGCGGATCGCGTCCCGTCTTTCATGAAGCGCATCATTGAAGTCATACATGTGAGCGCCGGGAATTCCGAATACCGTATCAACGCCACGCGCAATCAATGCCCTGCACAGGGCCTGTCCGGTGGTTTCCATGTCTGCCGTCCCTTCTTTGCCTTGCGGCCATTTCTCCGGTCCTCAGACCGCCTTGAGCACGCCTTCGGCGACAAGCGCCTCGATGATCGGCTGAACGTCGCGGGGCTGCATGCCTGCCAGATTCATCCGGCCGGAATCGGCAAAATAGATGCCATAGGCTTCCCGCATGCGTTTGGCCGTCTGCGGTGACATGTTGAGGGTCGAGAACAGGCCACCCTGATGCCTGATGAAGCCGAGATCCGGGTGGGCATCGGCAAGTGCAGCCCGATTGCCGTTGACACGGGCGCACATTTCCTCAAGCTCGGCCTTCCAGATGGCCGTCAGTTCTTCACTCTGCAACACCGTCCGCACGACAGCGGCGCCATGATCCGGCGGCATGCCCCAGTTGGGCGCGGCACAGGTGCCCGCATTGCTTCCGGCGGCCTTGAGATCGCGCGGATTACGGCTCATCAGGAACAGGGCCCCGACGCGATCACGGTAGAGACCGAAGTTCTTGTCGCAGGAATAGGAAATGATCGCCTCATCGACCGCCCCAAGAACCAGCCGCAGGGCCTGGGCGTCCTTCTCGAGCCCACCGCCCAGCCCCTGATAGGCTAGATCAAGAAACGGCACCAGCTTGCGCCGAACCAGCAGATCTGTGATCTCCTGCCACTGCTCGGTGGAGAAATCCTGTCCGGTCGGGTTGTGGCAGCAGCCGTGCAGCAGGATAACATCGCCTTCGCTAGCGGCATTGAGGGCCTTGAGCACGTTGTCGAACAGGATTTTCTGTTCAACCAGATCAAAGAATGGATACTCGACGATCTGCTGGCTGGAAGCCTCGAAAAACAGGTTGTGGCTTGGCCAGCCCGGTGTTCCGGTCCAGATCCGCGCCTCGGGGCTGGCGGTGGCAATCACATCGGCACCGAGCCTGATGGCGCCGCATCCGCCTGGGGTCTGCAGACCCACCGTGCAATCGATGAGATCGCTTCCCTCTCCGAAAATGATCGGCTTGAGCAGATTGACGAATGCAAGATCGCCTTCCCGGCCGATGTAGCTCTTGCTGTCCTGATGTTCCTGCAGATATTTCTCGGCAGCCTTGACGGCCCGCATGACAGGCGTCCGTCCCGTCGCATCGCGATAAAGGCCAACACCCAGATCGATCTTGTTGGGGCGCGGATCTGCCTGAAAGGCGATGAGAAGACCCAGCAGACCGACTTGCGGCTGCTCCTGCAATTTGTCAAACATGCTTTACCTCTTGGTGATTTTCTTTTTGTGGTATGTCACTTTCCACGAAAACGACCACAAGGCAAAGACTTCTTGCAGCACAGTCAACAAGCCAGTGAACCCAGCACCCATCCGAAGGCGCCTGCGCGTCCACTATCCTGAGCAATTTTTGTGCAGCGCCCCGTCGACGCCACAATATGCGGCATCCATCCTTGACAAGGCTCCGGAATAGGATATGCAGACACTCAGCCTGTCAGACGAGATCGCATCGCCGGACAACGGCAGCTCTCCCTCTTTCTTCAGACGAACAAAGACAAAATGGACACGAATTTCACGATCATCGGCGGCGGTGTGGTTGGTATGTCACTGGCATGGGGCCTGCTCAAGCACGGCCACAGGGTGACGATACTGGATGGTGACGACGGATCCTACCGGGCAAGCCGGGGCAATTTCGGCCTTGTGTGGGTTCAGGGCAAGGGGGCCAAGGCCCCCCACTATGCCAGATGGACCCGATTGTCCGCCTCGCTGTTTGCCGACTTCGTTGAGGAACTGACCGAGACGACAGGCATCCCGCTCGGCTTGCAGCAGAATGGCGGCTTCGATTACCATTTCTCCGAGGAAAGCCTTGCCCGCACTCTTGCTACCTATGAGAAGCTGAAGCAGGACCTGGGGGGCGACTATCCCTTCGAGGTGCTGCGCGGCGAAGACCTGCGCAAGGAGGAACCGACCGTTGGACCGGAGGTTCAGGCAGCAATCCTGCATCATGAAGACGGCCATCTCAATCCGCTGAAGCTCCTTCATGCCCTGCACAGGGACGTCCAGCGCATGGGTGGCATCTACCGGCCCAACCATCAGGTGATGACCGTCAGCAAGACCGACCATTTTACCCTGACCTGCGCCAACGGCGAAACCTTCCACTCGGAACGGGTCATCCTGTCCGCCGGACTGGGCGCATTGGCGCTCGGCCCCTCGATGGGCTTTGTCACCCCGCTTGAGCCGGAAAGAGGTCAGGTGCTGATCACCGAGAAGCTACCGCCGATGCTCAGGCGCCCTTCAGTGACCGCTCGACAGGTCGATGAAGGCGGCATCCAGATCGGCGCCACCAACGAGCGGGTCGGCTTCCAGAACAACACGACCACCCGCGGCCTCGCCTCTCTGGCCGCAGAGGCAATTCGAACCCACCCCTTCCTTGCCAAGACCAAACTGGTCAGAAGCTGGGGCGCCCTCCGGATCATGTCGAGAGACGGCCTGCCCATCTATCAGCAAAGCCCGACCATGCCGGGCGCCTATCTTGTGACCTGCCACAGCGGCATCACCCTTGCTGCCGTCCATGGCAAACGGCTGCCTGGCTGGTTCGACCAGAAAGACGATGCGCCAAATTTGGAGAAGTTCAGTGAAGACCGCTTCAGGCTTTAACACCATTGGCGAGGCCGCAGAACAGGCGGTCCTCGTCCCCGTGCAGTTTGACGGCAAGGACTACATGCTGCCCGAAGGTGCCAATCTCGCTGCCAGCTTGCTGGCAGCCGGGGTCTCCGTCTTCCGCAACACCCTGGCCTCCGGTGCACCGCGCGGCCCCTTCTGCATGATGGGCGTCTGCTACGACTGTCTTGTTGAGATCGACGGCGTCACCCGTCAGGCCTGCCAGACACAGGTTTCCGCCAACATGCAGGTCAGCAAACCGGCGATACCCGCAGCCGCACTCCGGGAGGACGATCATGCGTGAGACAGACCTTGCCATCATCGGCGCCGGACCAGCAGGCATGGCGGCCGCCAGCGAGGCGGCCAATGCGGGCATTGCCTCCATCCTCATTGACGAGCAGCCGACCGTCGGCGGCCAGATCTATCGCGATGTCCAGCGCGTGGCCCCATTGCGCGGCGCCATGCTCGGGCAGGACTATCTCGATGGCCTGCCGCTGGCAAGGGCCGTTGCCAATCCGCTCATCAGCCATATCGCCGGAGCGGTAGTCTGGCAGGTGGAAACGGATGGCACCATCACCTATTCCATTGATGACCAGTCGCACCAGGTCAAGGCAAGCCGCATCCTGATCGCCACTGGCGCCATCGAACGCCCGATGCCCCTGCCGGGCTGGACCCTGCCCGGGGTGATGACCGTCGGGGCGGGGCAGATCCTACTCAAGCAATCCGGGCTCATCCCCAACAGGGCGGTACTCGTCGGTTGTGGTCCGCTGCTCTATGTGCTGGCCAGCCAGATGCTGAAAGCCAACACCCCGCCACTGGCGATCATCGAAACCCAGACCACGGGCGACCTGATGGCCGCCATGAAGCATGTCGGCGGCGCCCTGCGTGGCTGGCGCTATCTGCTCAAGGGCAGCAAGCTGCTCGCGGCTCTGAAGCTCGGCGGTGTCAAGCGCTACACCGGCGCACGCAATATCAGCATCGAGGGCGAAGAGGCCGTCACCGGCATCAGTTTTGATACCGGCGGCAAACGCCAGGCAATAGCCTGCGACACGGCCCTCTTGCATCATGGCGTCGTGCCGAACGTCCAGATCAGTCGCGCCCTGCAGCTGGACCATGACTGGAATGGCCAACAGGCCTGTTTCAGCCCGAAACTCGACCTGTGGGGCAAGAGCTCCGAGGCTGGCATCTTCATCGCCGGTGATGGCGCAGGCATCGGCGGCGCCAAGGCTGCCGCCCTCTGCGGCAGGCTCTCGGCCCTCAAGATCGCCAACGAGCTGGGCAAACTTTCAGAGGCCGAGCTTGCAGCCAGAGCCACCCCGTTAAAAGCAGGACTGTCGAGCGAATCCGCCGCTCGCCCCTTCCTTGACCGGGCCTATCCGCCGTTCCGCGAGGCTCAGTCACCACGCAACGAGACCATCGTCTGCCGCTGCGAGGAAGTGACCGCAGGTGACATCCGCAAGGCCACTGCTCTTGGCTGTCAGGGTCCGAACCAGCTCAAGGCCTTCCTGCGGGCAGGCATGGGGCCCTGTCAGGGACGCGGCTGCGGCCTCACCGTCTCGGCCCTCTTTGCCGAGGAAACAGGAAAGCCGATCGCTGAGGTTGGCTACTTCAAGATCAGGTCACCGCTTAAGCCCATCACACTGGGCGAACTGGCATCCCTTGAAAAGGATGCAGACTGAACCTAGCCTGAGGCAACGGCGGGTCAGCCGACCAGTCGCCCGCCCCCCAGCCGTCCGCCACTCAGGGTGAACTCCTGCGTGCAAACAGCCGAGCGCAGCCGGTCCTCGTGACTGATGACGATAAGGGCAATATCGCGCTCGGCAACCAGCGGCAACAGCGCCGACCAGATCTGCCGTGCGGCCAGCGCATCCAACTGCGTCGTGATCTCGTCGCAGATGAGAACCCGGGTCGTCGGCAGCAACAGCCGAGCAAGGGAAACCCGCGCCAGTTCCCCACCGGACAGCTCGCGACTGCGACGCCTCCCCCAAGCGGGCTGGATGCCAAGCGCAGCCAGAACCGCACCATCCACGACCCCGCCATTGTCCAGAACCTCGGCAATCGTCCAGCGCGGATCAACAGCCAGTTCCGGCGACTGCGGTGCAAGCTGCACCGGTGACGCGCCCCGGTAGTCGCCCAGTGGCTTGCCATCCCAGCGAACCGTCCCGGCATGAGGGGCAACCTGACCGGCCAGAATGCGCCCGAGTGTCGTCTTGCCAACGCCGGACGGCCCGGCTATGCCAACCCGGTCTCCCGGTTTCACGGTCAGGGCAACATGGTCGAGCACGGGCGTCGCGCCAAATCCGTGCACCAACCCTTCAGCACTCAGCATCAGGCGCCCTCCGATGCGAAATGTTCCCAAGTCTGAGCCTGCCAGAGCGCCCTGGAGAAGGGATGAACCAACCGATCTTCAGCAAAGGCGATGGCATCGGCCACCTCGACCTGCCTGCCCTCTTCAAGGATCACCATGCGGCGCGCCACTCTGGCCAACCGCACAAGATCGTGGCTGATCACCAGAACGGCACGTCCACTTGCGGCAAGATCGGCCAGCAGTGCCATGATCCGGTCGGCGTTGGCACCATCAAGCCCCACCGTCGGTTCGTCGGCGATGAGATAGTCCGCACCGGTCGCCAGCGCCGTTGCCACCAGCACACGCTTGGCCATCCCGCCAGAGAGTTCATGCGGCCAGAGCTTGACGGTGGAGGGCGGAAGGCCGAGATCGGCAAACAATTGCGGCACATCGCAGGACACACGGGCAAGCCGGGCAAAGCGGGCCACCTGCCGCCCGGAAGGAGCGAGCGGATCGAGAGCGTCCCGCCCTTGAGGTGCCAGCGCGATTGCTCCTTTTGGCGGCACCGAACCATTCAAGGAAACGGCACCGGACACTTCCGCGTTGCGTGGCAGAGTGCCGATCAGCGCTTCGGCGATCAGGCTTTTTCCCGCCCCGGAACCGCCCACCAGCCCGACCAGCTCCCCGCGCCCGAGCGTGAAGGAGACGTCCTCAATTGGTGCCAGTCGGCTGCCATCATGCTGGCGAAAGCGAACCGACAGCTTGTTGACCTTGAGCATCAGGCCACTCCCTCATCCGGATCGGTCGCCCGACGCAGGGATTCACCGAAAACCTCGAAAGACAACGCAACCAGCAGCAGCCCCAGACCGGGGAAGAAGGCAAGCCACCACAGCCCGGATCCAAGCGCCCGCAGGGATTCCGACAGGATCACTCCGATTGATGGCAGATGCGGCGGCACACCCAGCCCGAGGAATGAAAGACCGGCCTCATGCAGGATCGCATGGGGAAAGATCAACACGAACCCGGCAACGATCTGCGGAATGAGATGGGGCAGCAGATGGCGTCGTGCCACCCACAAGGGAGACCGTCCAAGCCCGCGGGAGACGGCAACATAGTCCGAGGCCATCACCCTTTGCGCTTCGTGGCGCAGCACCCGGGCAAGGCGCGGCCAATGGGTGAGCCCGACAGCAAGGATTACACCACGCACGCCGCCTCCGGCAGCATAGGCCACCAGCATCAGCAGCACAAAATGAGGAAGGCCCAGAAACAGCTCGGTCGCCACCCCAACGATCCGGTCTGCCACCCTGTTGACGCTGGCAACGAGGCCCAGCACAACCGACAGCGCAGTAGACACCACCGCCGCGAACAGCCCGATCCCCACCGACTGGCCAAGCGCCAGCGTGGTGCGCACCAGCATGTCGCGTCCAAGCAGATCTGTGCCGAACAGATACTGCAGCGAAGGCGCAAACATGCGGGTTGCCGGGTTTACGCGCAGCGTATCGGTGGGGATGAAGGCCGCAACGATCAGAACCCCGAGCACCAGCGTCAGGGCAACTGCACCACTCAGCATGGCCTGTCGCCGCACCGACAAGCGCGAGTGTCTGGCGGATTCGGAGGGGAAGGATGGCTCTTCAGCCAGAACAGCGTCCTGCACCAGATCGGTCATGGCTGCCCTCCGGTCATGTTAGCTGGCCCACTCTCATGCGAGAGGCCCCAACGCCGCCGCCGGACCTCGCCCAGTGGCCTGTTGCGCAACCGTGGATCCAGCAGGTGAGCGGCCAGATCAGCCAAAAGGTTACCGATGAAAACCATCGCCAGCGTTGCAAGGGCAACGCCCATCAGCAAAGGAGCATCGCCCCCCTTGGCGGCGCGAACGGTTGCCTCGCCCAGCCCGGGCCATGAAAAAATGCTTTCTGCCAGCACCGACCCACCGATCAATTCACCGGCGCCGGCCAGATGCACTGTTAGCGCCGGACCAAGGGCGTGACGCAAACCCGGCCCGAGCAGCAACGGCAGATCCCGTGCCCCATGAGCCTTGAGATGCCGCGCGGCCGCCCCTTCCAGAAAGCCCCCGGCCCGCGCTCGCGTATGCATGATCAACGGCGCGATGCCGACAATCGACACCGTTGCCGCTGGCAGAATGAGATGACGTAGCCGCTCGCCCCACGTTACCTCGCCAAGGGTAAGACCGGGAGGCGCGGAACAGCAGGCGGGCAACCAGCCAAGGGAGACCGCAAACAGGGCAATGAAGAGCAACGCCAACCAGAAACCCGGACTGACAGCAAGGGTGACGGCAAAGGCCCGGATAATCCGGTCCGGCCAGCGTCCCTTGTAGGCAGCGGCAATGAGCCCCAGCGAGGTGCCGACGACAAAAGCCAGCACAAAGGCGGCCCCGATCAGCGAAAGTGAGGCTGGCCAGCGCGCCATGATCACTTCACTCACCGGCGCGTTGAACAGCATGCTGTCGCCCAGATCGCCACGGAGCAGATGCCCCAGCCAGCGCAGAAACTGCTCGGGAATGGGATCATTGAGCCCCCAGGCCTGTGCAATCGCCTGCCGCTGCTCAGGTCCGACAAGAGCCACGCGCGCGCCCACATAGGCCTGCACAGGATCAACCGGCGCGATCCGGATGAGCGTGAACAGCCCCACCATCGCCAGTGGCACCAACCACAGCAGACGCTGCATCCTCTCAAGAAAAAACCGGATCAGCCAGCCCGACCGTTTCATTGGCAGGTCCATTTCCAGGAGGCCAACCCCTGTGTGATGGGATAGCCATGGCCATGCGGCTCGATCTGCAACGAGCCAATATCGAGGCAATCGTTGATCCAGTAGGAATGGGCGATATTGACCATCCAAGCCCACGCCGCATCGCCCTTTGCCCCAAAACCGGTGGTGCCATCCCATTGGGCGACCTTCCACTCCTGCAAGGAGGACGAAAAATCAGCGGAACCTTGCGCCGCGTCGAGATGGGCATCGACAACCGGATTGCGATAGAAGCCGG
Proteins encoded:
- a CDS encoding tetratricopeptide repeat protein; the protein is MSKKKSVHRGVAMSVEDNAKLLHQQLLRGQFQAVAEQAKAVLKSHPDAFVIWNLQGLAYLRLGRFDLARKAFIKTNQINPDYPFSYNNLGIVLLNSGKPEEAQKAFATAVSLKPDYIEAHLNNGIVLQATGRLDAAIQSYEAALALKPDLAQAHNNMGNALRQMGRVKEAEESYRRAISLKPDFAESLYNLGRALQDQGKYSEALGVLEKALSVRPDLPEAHNDIGTILCEQQDFAGSIKAFQKAIALRPDFFVAHNNLGNVLFENGEFEAAVSACQKALAINPDYAMAYSNLGIIHETCGRLDEARAAFRKALAIKPDFAKVHRDLSRIVKYAPNDPQGAVIEGLLQGEGRSIEDSCFLHYALAKICEDCGDFKGALEHYDAGGALRQELFGYRFEQDEALFAGIRAAAPGLRQMALQPDAGTSGVTPVFILGMPRSGTTLVEQILSSHSLVTGADELLEVSQLGGRISAGKEPVTEEALRAFRAGYLNAIAKLADGKPYVTDKMPQNFLHIGLICAAFPEARIIHVKRDAAATCWSNFKTYFLSNALGYSYSLETVVRYYKLYDSLMAFWQETFGERILDLDYEALTVDPEPATRALIAHVGLDWASACLSPHLNRRVARTASNQQVRKEIYKGSSEEWRKFEPFLGGAFDALAVKG
- a CDS encoding thiamine pyrophosphate-dependent enzyme, with the protein product METTGQALCRALIARGVDTVFGIPGAHMYDFNDALHERRDAIRFIHTRHEQGAGYMAYGYAKSTGSIGAYTVVPGPGVLNSGAALCTAYGANAPVLCLTGNIMSDLIGRGRGQLHELPDQLQTLAGLTKRAERIDHQCQSAAVLGDVIDTMLSGRQGPGAVEAPWDVFGMKGPDVVLPEARPKAAPQVDPTQIEAAAALIAGARNPLIMVGGGAVEAGESIAALAELLGAPVTSHRSGKGVVSDEHPNTLNFVAAHAYWKDVDVLIGIGSRLELQYMRWRWLPEGLKVVRIDIDPTEMVRLKPDVAVVADADAGTRALLEALSGHKADGRKEEFARRNKEARERFATVQPQIGYLEAIREALPRDGFFVEEICQMGFAARFAFPVYEPRHYVTCGYQDNLGFGFNTALGVKVAHPDKAVVSISGDGGFMFGVQELATAVQHNIAVVAIVFNNQAYGNVLRDQKDSYSGHILGSELGNPDFVKLAESFGVTAFRAASPAELKSALDEALSLHRPALIEVPVERGSEISPWPFIHPAPPQG
- a CDS encoding aromatic amino acid transaminase, translating into MFDKLQEQPQVGLLGLLIAFQADPRPNKIDLGVGLYRDATGRTPVMRAVKAAEKYLQEHQDSKSYIGREGDLAFVNLLKPIIFGEGSDLIDCTVGLQTPGGCGAIRLGADVIATASPEARIWTGTPGWPSHNLFFEASSQQIVEYPFFDLVEQKILFDNVLKALNAASEGDVILLHGCCHNPTGQDFSTEQWQEITDLLVRRKLVPFLDLAYQGLGGGLEKDAQALRLVLGAVDEAIISYSCDKNFGLYRDRVGALFLMSRNPRDLKAAGSNAGTCAAPNWGMPPDHGAAVVRTVLQSEELTAIWKAELEEMCARVNGNRAALADAHPDLGFIRHQGGLFSTLNMSPQTAKRMREAYGIYFADSGRMNLAGMQPRDVQPIIEALVAEGVLKAV
- a CDS encoding FAD-dependent oxidoreductase produces the protein MDTNFTIIGGGVVGMSLAWGLLKHGHRVTILDGDDGSYRASRGNFGLVWVQGKGAKAPHYARWTRLSASLFADFVEELTETTGIPLGLQQNGGFDYHFSEESLARTLATYEKLKQDLGGDYPFEVLRGEDLRKEEPTVGPEVQAAILHHEDGHLNPLKLLHALHRDVQRMGGIYRPNHQVMTVSKTDHFTLTCANGETFHSERVILSAGLGALALGPSMGFVTPLEPERGQVLITEKLPPMLRRPSVTARQVDEGGIQIGATNERVGFQNNTTTRGLASLAAEAIRTHPFLAKTKLVRSWGALRIMSRDGLPIYQQSPTMPGAYLVTCHSGITLAAVHGKRLPGWFDQKDDAPNLEKFSEDRFRL
- a CDS encoding (2Fe-2S)-binding protein, which translates into the protein MKTASGFNTIGEAAEQAVLVPVQFDGKDYMLPEGANLAASLLAAGVSVFRNTLASGAPRGPFCMMGVCYDCLVEIDGVTRQACQTQVSANMQVSKPAIPAAALREDDHA
- a CDS encoding NAD(P)/FAD-dependent oxidoreductase yields the protein MRETDLAIIGAGPAGMAAASEAANAGIASILIDEQPTVGGQIYRDVQRVAPLRGAMLGQDYLDGLPLARAVANPLISHIAGAVVWQVETDGTITYSIDDQSHQVKASRILIATGAIERPMPLPGWTLPGVMTVGAGQILLKQSGLIPNRAVLVGCGPLLYVLASQMLKANTPPLAIIETQTTGDLMAAMKHVGGALRGWRYLLKGSKLLAALKLGGVKRYTGARNISIEGEEAVTGISFDTGGKRQAIACDTALLHHGVVPNVQISRALQLDHDWNGQQACFSPKLDLWGKSSEAGIFIAGDGAGIGGAKAAALCGRLSALKIANELGKLSEAELAARATPLKAGLSSESAARPFLDRAYPPFREAQSPRNETIVCRCEEVTAGDIRKATALGCQGPNQLKAFLRAGMGPCQGRGCGLTVSALFAEETGKPIAEVGYFKIRSPLKPITLGELASLEKDAD
- a CDS encoding ATP-binding cassette domain-containing protein, with the protein product MLSAEGLVHGFGATPVLDHVALTVKPGDRVGIAGPSGVGKTTLGRILAGQVAPHAGTVRWDGKPLGDYRGASPVQLAPQSPELAVDPRWTIAEVLDNGGVVDGAVLAALGIQPAWGRRRSRELSGGELARVSLARLLLPTTRVLICDEITTQLDALAARQIWSALLPLVAERDIALIVISHEDRLRSAVCTQEFTLSGGRLGGGRLVG
- a CDS encoding ATP-binding cassette domain-containing protein, with product MLKVNKLSVRFRQHDGSRLAPIEDVSFTLGRGELVGLVGGSGAGKSLIAEALIGTLPRNAEVSGAVSLNGSVPPKGAIALAPQGRDALDPLAPSGRQVARFARLARVSCDVPQLFADLGLPPSTVKLWPHELSGGMAKRVLVATALATGADYLIADEPTVGLDGANADRIMALLADLAASGRAVLVISHDLVRLARVARRMVILEEGRQVEVADAIAFAEDRLVHPFSRALWQAQTWEHFASEGA
- a CDS encoding ABC transporter permease — protein: MTDLVQDAVLAEEPSFPSESARHSRLSVRRQAMLSGAVALTLVLGVLIVAAFIPTDTLRVNPATRMFAPSLQYLFGTDLLGRDMLVRTTLALGQSVGIGLFAAVVSTALSVVLGLVASVNRVADRIVGVATELFLGLPHFVLLMLVAYAAGGGVRGVILAVGLTHWPRLARVLRHEAQRVMASDYVAVSRGLGRSPLWVARRHLLPHLIPQIVAGFVLIFPHAILHEAGLSFLGLGVPPHLPSIGVILSESLRALGSGLWWLAFFPGLGLLLVALSFEVFGESLRRATDPDEGVA